The following proteins come from a genomic window of Triticum aestivum cultivar Chinese Spring chromosome 6A, IWGSC CS RefSeq v2.1, whole genome shotgun sequence:
- the LOC123127970 gene encoding uncharacterized protein: MHLHAGEVHLQYFMPRQQQDATDLPDLAASTSSAASPAATMWEYHQAHAALQPSPSWSPYTGPSTAALLDGSTFAADSVAGAADMRLPVGEHVHGQAWSHDELSNDNTGYRENFLDLLASKNVTQEMFEDVPAGRYAAAPALAARFEAGSDVSPIKYEVVASPLFMGSGSNAALEAQGMNMMSGMPSYADDHHHHQRKEGINHPQQEHGNPMASFLQHISTRTSAAMHASLDYSGLGALDKICQDGRAMEAASPFSLRSLPDFGSIGGYKPTKESTLVPPYMRSADRPDRSRQEQEILPARSSSSGSGPPAATDRKKRTSEERRESTVKKSKQEASTASPPKQPVPKVKLGEKITALQQIVSPFGKTDTASVLFETIKYIKFLHEQVQLLSEPYTNASRNKGNCSNLLPWGERAEASKGEGEHDLRERGLCLVPVSWTPEVYRDGNAMDYWTPAYRGCLYR, encoded by the exons ATGCATCTGCACGCAGGCGAGGTGCACCTCCAGTATTTCATGCCCCGCCAGCAGCAGGACGCAACCGACCTTCCGGACCTGGCAGCCAGCACCTCCTCCGCAGCTTCGCCGGCCGCCACCATGTGGGAGTATCACCAAGCGCATGCGGCCTTGCAGCCTTCCCCCTCCTGGAGCCCCTACACCGGGCCGTCCACCGCGGCTCTCCTCGATGGCTCGACCTTCGCCGCCGACTCGGTGGCAGGCGCGGCCGACATGAGGCTGCCGGTCGGCGAGCACGTCCACGGCCAGGCCTGGAGCCACGACGAACT AAGCAACGACAACACCGGCTACAGGGAGAACTTCCTGGACCTGCTCGCATCGAAGAACGTGACACAGGAGATGTTCGAGGACGTCCCGGCCGGCCGTTATGCCGCCGCACCCGCCCTCGCGGCACGGTTCGAGGCAGGCTCCGACGTTTCTCCGATCAAGTACGAGGTTGTCGCCTCGCCGTTGTTCATGGGGAGCGGTTCTAATGCTGCGCTCGAGGCCCAGGGGATGAACATGATGAGCGGCATGCCATCCTacgccgacgaccaccaccaccatcagAGGAAGGAAGGCATCAACCACCCGCAGCAAGAACATGGGAACCCCATGGCTTCCTTTCTGCAGCACATAAGTACTCGCACTAGTGCCGCCATGCACGCTAGCCTGGATTATTCAGGCTTGGGAGCGCTTGACAAGATTTGCCAGGACGGCCGAGCAATGGAGGCGGCGAGCCCTTTTAGCTTGAGGAGTCTGCCGGATTTCGGCTCTATCGGCGGCTACAAACCAACCAAGGAATCGACGTTGGTGCCACCGTACATGAGATCCGCCGACAGGCCAGACAGAAGcagacaagagcaagagatcctgCCC GCTAGGAGTAGTAGCAGCGGCAGTGGACCGCCGGCGGCGACTGATCGTAAGAAGCGAACATCTGAGGAAAGGCGAGAAAGCACTGTCAAGAAGTCCAAGCAGGAGGCATCCACAGCATCACCTCCTAAG CAACCAGTTCCTAAAGTGAAGCTGGGGGAGAAGATCACAGCACTGCAGCAAATCGTTTCGCCGTTTGGGAAG ACAGACACAGCATCGGTGCTGTTTGAAACGATCAAGTATATCAAGTTTCTGCACGAGCAAGTACAG CTGCTGAGCGAGCCGTACACGAACGCGAGCAGGAACAAG GGTAACTGCAGCAACCTTCTTCCATGGGGAGAGCGCGCGGAGgcgagcaagggggagggggagcatGACCTGAGGGAGAGAGGGCTTTGCTTGgtccctgtctcgtggacccctgaGGTGTACCGGGACGGCAACGCCATGGACTACTGGACGCCGGCGTACAGGGGCTGCCTCTACCGGTGA